The following proteins come from a genomic window of Caldisericia bacterium:
- the rapZ gene encoding RNase adapter RapZ gives MNKTKDFVIITGVSGAGKTKASEFLEDIGYFCIDNLPLNLIEKFVEIFKKGGSQIKRVSITLDLRESEFEKKFPIIIEKLKRDGINPFIIFLEADQETLIKRYKETRRKHPLYSEEGLLSSIKTEKEKLSIIRDLSDVIIDTTEMSLSDLKRKLTETLLETKESIFSITIITFGYKYGIPIDSDLIFDVRFLPNPFYLDKLRNTTGLDDEVKNFVLSHETTKGFISRFKDLILFLIPEYIKEGKVSLIISFGCTGGKHRSVVIGEEVKKILENYGYKSTIFHRDIRKE, from the coding sequence ATGAACAAAACAAAAGATTTTGTTATAATTACAGGTGTTTCTGGTGCAGGAAAAACTAAAGCATCTGAATTTTTAGAAGATATTGGTTATTTTTGTATAGATAATTTGCCATTAAATTTAATTGAAAAATTTGTTGAAATTTTTAAAAAAGGAGGCTCTCAAATAAAAAGGGTTTCAATTACTCTTGATTTAAGAGAAAGTGAATTTGAAAAAAAATTTCCTATAATTATTGAAAAATTAAAAAGGGATGGAATTAATCCATTTATAATTTTTCTTGAAGCAGACCAAGAGACACTTATAAAAAGATATAAAGAGACAAGAAGAAAACATCCTTTATATTCAGAAGAAGGACTTTTATCTTCAATTAAAACTGAAAAAGAGAAATTAAGTATTATAAGAGATTTAAGCGATGTAATAATTGATACAACAGAAATGTCACTTTCAGATTTAAAGAGAAAATTAACAGAAACTCTTTTAGAGACAAAAGAGTCAATATTTTCGATAACAATAATAACTTTTGGTTATAAATATGGTATTCCAATAGATTCTGATTTAATTTTCGATGTAAGATTTTTACCAAATCCATTTTATTTAGATAAATTAAGGAATACAACTGGTCTTGATGATGAGGTTAAAAATTTTGTTTTATCACATGAAACAACAAAAGGATTTATATCAAGATTTAAAGATTTAATTCTATTTTTAATACCAGAATATATTAAAGAAGGAAAAGTCTCACTTATTATATCATTTGGATGCACAGGTGGAAAACATAGATCTGTTGTTATTGGAGAAGAAGTTAAAAAAATATTAGAAAATTATGGTTATAAATCAACAATTTTTCATAGGGACATAAGGAAAGAATGA
- a CDS encoding YvcK family protein, which yields MKEKIKSFLKWFYPGMNIKRWILLMILGLVLLALGLMVIIDFTTLGAIKRLIINFIIVFMKGNFTFPNWLVKLIALLYFFVGIFCIIFGFQRLLNSLFTALLKEKRSEVVNIVHKYRFKEKLKRVVTIGGGTGMSTILRGLKEYPFYPIAIVTVTDDGGSSGRLREELGIPPPGDIRNCIVSLSESEEFLKELFQYRFKEGESLQGHSMGNLLIAGSIKLKDSLLYGIKKLEEALNIYGKVIPVSESFLTLKGEFEDGDVLYGETNIRNKKGKIKKISFEPFYAKPTYEAIEEIQNADLIVIGPGSLFTSIIPPLLFSHIVEAIKNSKAKKIYILNLMTENGETDNFTASMHVEKIYEYTNQKLFDYIIVNTGKISDYYLNKYKEYNSYPVVIDEDKLRKLNLKIIKDDYVYVESGYLRHNPKKIYETLKKLLKWKI from the coding sequence ATGAAAGAGAAAATTAAAAGTTTTTTAAAGTGGTTTTATCCAGGAATGAATATAAAAAGATGGATCCTACTAATGATCCTTGGACTTGTTCTTCTTGCTCTTGGTTTGATGGTAATAATAGATTTTACAACTCTTGGTGCAATAAAAAGGCTAATTATTAATTTCATAATTGTTTTTATGAAAGGAAACTTTACATTTCCAAATTGGCTTGTTAAATTAATTGCTCTTCTTTATTTCTTTGTTGGTATATTTTGTATAATTTTTGGTTTTCAAAGATTACTTAACTCTCTTTTTACTGCATTACTTAAAGAAAAAAGAAGTGAAGTTGTAAATATTGTTCATAAATATAGATTTAAAGAGAAGTTAAAGAGAGTTGTAACAATTGGTGGTGGAACTGGAATGTCAACAATATTAAGAGGTCTTAAAGAGTATCCATTTTATCCTATTGCAATTGTGACAGTAACAGATGATGGAGGAAGTTCAGGTAGATTGAGAGAAGAATTGGGTATACCACCACCTGGAGATATTAGAAACTGTATTGTATCTCTCTCAGAAAGTGAAGAATTTCTAAAAGAACTTTTCCAATATAGATTTAAAGAAGGCGAATCACTTCAGGGCCACTCGATGGGTAATTTATTAATTGCAGGTTCAATTAAATTAAAAGATAGTTTACTTTATGGAATAAAAAAACTTGAAGAAGCGTTAAATATTTATGGTAAAGTCATACCAGTATCTGAAAGTTTTCTTACTTTAAAAGGAGAGTTTGAAGATGGAGATGTTCTTTATGGTGAAACAAATATTAGAAATAAAAAAGGAAAAATAAAAAAGATATCATTTGAACCTTTTTATGCAAAACCAACATATGAAGCAATTGAAGAAATTCAAAATGCTGATTTAATAGTGATTGGTCCAGGTAGTTTATTTACATCAATCATTCCTCCTTTACTTTTTTCACATATTGTTGAAGCGATTAAAAATTCAAAAGCAAAGAAAATCTATATTTTAAATTTAATGACAGAAAATGGTGAAACTGATAATTTTACTGCATCAATGCATGTTGAAAAGATTTATGAATATACAAATCAAAAATTATTTGATTACATAATAGTAAACACTGGAAAAATAAGCGATTATTATCTTAATAAATATAAAGAGTATAACTCTTATCCTGTTGTTATAGATGAAGATAAATTAAGAAAATTAAATTTAAAAATAATAAAAGATGACTATGTATATGTTGAAAGTGGATATTTAAGACACAATCCTAAAAAAATATATGAAACTCTTAAAAAGTTATTGAAATGGAAAATTTAG
- the nth gene encoding endonuclease III — protein sequence MNIEKIIEKLREFYKSNNKTLMDKVSQREDPFKVLIACIISQRTKDETTDKIVDNLFRIIKNPYDLQKFELEELEKLIYPSGFYRVKAKRLKELSKVLIEKYGGLVPDSIDELLKLPQVGRKTANIVITKGYKKPGIAVDTHVHRIANRIGIVKTKKPEETEFKLREIVPKKYWIELNDYLVKFGKNICTPISPKCSICPIEMYCQKVNVKKFR from the coding sequence GTGAATATAGAAAAAATAATTGAAAAGTTAAGAGAGTTTTATAAATCAAATAATAAAACATTAATGGATAAAGTTTCTCAAAGAGAAGACCCATTTAAGGTTCTTATTGCTTGTATAATTTCCCAAAGAACAAAAGATGAAACAACAGATAAAATTGTAGATAATCTTTTTAGAATAATTAAAAATCCTTATGATCTACAAAAATTTGAATTAGAAGAATTAGAAAAATTAATTTATCCATCAGGATTTTATAGAGTTAAAGCTAAAAGATTAAAAGAACTTTCGAAAGTCTTAATTGAGAAATATGGTGGATTGGTTCCAGATAGTATTGATGAACTTTTAAAACTTCCTCAAGTTGGAAGAAAAACTGCAAATATTGTTATTACAAAAGGTTATAAAAAACCAGGAATTGCAGTTGATACTCATGTTCATAGAATTGCTAATAGAATTGGAATAGTAAAAACAAAAAAACCAGAAGAAACAGAGTTTAAACTAAGAGAGATTGTTCCAAAAAAATATTGGATAGAATTAAATGATTATCTGGTTAAATTTGGAAAAAATATTTGCACTCCAATATCCCCAAAATGTTCCATTTGTCCAATTGAAATGTATTGTCAAAAAGTAAATGTGAAAAAATTTAGATAA
- a CDS encoding formate--tetrahydrofolate ligase — MKSDIEINRECKPKKIEEIAESIGLEQDDLIKYGDYIAKIKLSVLEKIKDKKDGKYILITGINPTPLGEGKTTTTIGLGQAFKKLGKAGIITIRQPSLGPVFGIKGGAHGGGYSQVYPMVEFNTHFTGDNYAVYTAHNLLVSFLYNSIYHKNPLHIDLNSINIKRVIDISDRSLRKIIGGVNENFVLHESGFEITSASEIMAILALSKNLKDLRERLGKIIVGFTFDKKPVFAEDLKVAGSLALLTKDALMPNLIQTIENSPVFVHTGPFGNIAHGNSSIIADLIGIKLSDYLITEAGFGTDLGAEKFFNIKCRYSNLKPHLAVLVVSIRAIKMHGENIKVAPGKPLPKELIEKNIDAVLKGAENLKKHIENLKLHGVKVIVNLNLFDNDDLEEIELLRKISIENGADDFVISEVYQKGGDGGISLAKSIIKLTEDNSINFNFLYDLNLSIEEKIKIISTKIYGAKDVSFSSEAKKKIELFENLGFSSLPICMAKTHLSLSSDPTLKGRPRDFVIPIIDLKISNGAGFVVAYTQEISTMPSLPSDPIGRYIDIDENGNVFGLK; from the coding sequence ATGAAGAGTGATATAGAAATAAATAGAGAATGTAAACCAAAAAAAATTGAAGAAATTGCAGAAAGTATTGGATTAGAACAAGACGATTTAATAAAATATGGAGATTATATTGCAAAAATAAAACTTTCTGTTTTAGAAAAAATAAAAGATAAAAAAGATGGAAAATATATTTTAATAACTGGAATAAATCCAACACCACTTGGAGAAGGAAAAACAACTACAACAATTGGATTGGGACAAGCATTCAAAAAACTTGGAAAAGCAGGAATTATTACAATAAGACAACCATCATTAGGTCCAGTTTTTGGAATAAAAGGTGGAGCACATGGTGGAGGATATTCTCAAGTTTATCCAATGGTTGAATTTAATACACATTTTACAGGAGATAATTATGCTGTTTATACTGCCCACAATTTGCTTGTCTCCTTTTTATACAACTCTATTTATCATAAAAACCCATTACATATAGATTTAAATTCAATCAATATAAAAAGAGTAATAGATATCTCTGATAGAAGTTTAAGAAAAATTATAGGTGGTGTAAATGAAAATTTTGTTCTTCATGAAAGTGGTTTTGAAATAACATCTGCATCAGAGATTATGGCAATTCTTGCTCTCTCAAAAAACCTTAAAGATTTAAGAGAGAGATTAGGAAAAATCATAGTGGGCTTTACCTTTGATAAAAAACCAGTTTTTGCAGAAGATTTAAAAGTTGCTGGAAGTTTAGCACTTTTAACAAAAGATGCATTAATGCCAAATTTAATTCAAACAATTGAGAATTCACCTGTTTTTGTTCATACAGGACCATTTGGAAATATTGCTCATGGAAATTCGTCTATAATTGCAGATTTAATTGGTATAAAACTTTCTGATTATTTAATAACAGAAGCAGGTTTTGGAACTGATCTTGGTGCAGAAAAATTTTTTAACATAAAATGTAGATATTCAAATTTAAAACCACATTTGGCTGTATTAGTAGTTAGTATAAGGGCTATAAAAATGCATGGAGAAAATATAAAAGTAGCACCTGGAAAACCTCTTCCAAAAGAGTTAATTGAGAAAAATATTGATGCAGTGTTAAAGGGAGCAGAAAATCTTAAAAAACATATTGAAAATTTAAAATTACATGGAGTTAAAGTTATAGTTAATCTTAATTTATTTGATAATGATGATTTAGAGGAAATTGAATTGTTAAGAAAAATATCTATTGAAAATGGAGCAGATGATTTTGTTATCTCTGAAGTATATCAGAAAGGAGGAGATGGTGGAATCTCACTTGCTAAATCAATTATTAAATTAACTGAAGACAATTCTATTAATTTTAACTTTTTATACGATCTAAATTTATCAATTGAAGAAAAAATAAAAATAATTTCAACAAAAATTTATGGAGCAAAAGATGTTTCATTTTCTTCTGAAGCAAAGAAAAAAATTGAACTTTTTGAAAATTTAGGATTCTCTTCTTTACCAATATGTATGGCAAAAACTCATCTCTCTCTTTCTTCAGACCCAACTTTAAAGGGAAGACCAAGAGACTTTGTGATTCCTATAATAGATTTAAAAATATCAAATGGAGCAGGATTTGTTGTAGCATATACTCAAGAAATAAGCACAATGCCCTCTCTTCCATCAGATCCAATTGGGAGATATATTGATATTGATGAAAATGGAAATGTATTTGGTTTAAAATAG
- a CDS encoding ABC transporter permease, whose translation MPLPKFRLVKREKISPIFRIVLPFIAIGVSFIFSSIIILLAGRNPIIAIYSIFYGALGTRLGLLETIVKAIPLILTGIAVALAFTGKFWNIGAEGQFYAGALAATYIGISYLNLPKFLYIPLLLLVGFLAGGLWALLPGFLKTYLKADDVVTTLLLNYIMIYFVTAILEGPWRDPETMWPQSIRISDNAIFPKLIERSRVHFGLIISILVVFVVYILIKYTKLGFSIRATGANPKASNFLGIDIKKTILITSIISGGIAGLAGVGEVAGLHYRLTENISPGYGYTGIVVAMLGGLHPFGVLLSAFFFAIIITGAQYMSRATGVTMFMADVIQGITLLVLLAMLIFYEYEIRRAK comes from the coding sequence ATGCCTTTGCCTAAATTTAGATTGGTTAAACGAGAAAAAATTTCGCCAATATTTAGAATTGTTTTACCATTTATTGCAATTGGAGTTTCTTTTATTTTTTCTTCTATAATTATTTTATTAGCAGGAAGAAATCCAATTATTGCAATTTATAGTATATTTTATGGTGCACTTGGTACAAGGCTTGGTTTATTAGAAACAATTGTAAAAGCAATTCCATTAATTTTAACAGGTATAGCAGTTGCTCTTGCTTTCACTGGAAAATTTTGGAATATTGGTGCAGAGGGTCAATTTTATGCAGGTGCTCTTGCAGCAACATATATTGGAATAAGTTATCTTAATCTTCCTAAATTTTTATATATACCTCTTTTATTATTAGTTGGTTTTCTTGCAGGAGGACTTTGGGCACTTTTGCCAGGTTTTTTAAAAACATATTTAAAGGCAGATGATGTGGTTACAACACTTTTATTGAATTACATAATGATTTATTTTGTTACTGCTATTCTTGAAGGACCATGGAGAGATCCTGAAACAATGTGGCCACAATCGATAAGAATTTCTGATAATGCTATATTTCCTAAACTAATAGAGAGATCTCGAGTCCATTTTGGATTAATAATTTCAATTTTAGTTGTTTTTGTAGTTTATATATTAATTAAATATACAAAACTTGGATTTAGTATAAGAGCAACTGGGGCAAATCCAAAGGCAAGTAATTTTTTAGGTATTGATATTAAAAAAACAATTTTAATTACATCAATTATTAGTGGTGGAATTGCTGGTCTTGCAGGAGTAGGAGAAGTAGCAGGTTTACATTATCGTCTTACAGAAAATATTTCTCCTGGTTATGGTTATACAGGAATTGTTGTTGCAATGCTTGGTGGATTACATCCTTTTGGGGTTCTTTTATCTGCTTTCTTTTTTGCAATAATTATAACAGGTGCACAATATATGAGTAGGGCTACAGGAGTTACTATGTTTATGGCTGATGTTATACAAGGAATTACACTTTTAGTTTTGCTCGCTATGTTAATTTTCTATGAATATGAAATAAGGAGGGCAAAATGA
- a CDS encoding bifunctional 5,10-methylenetetrahydrofolate dehydrogenase/5,10-methenyltetrahydrofolate cyclohydrolase, whose amino-acid sequence MGEIINIDELKIRLENEIKLELKRLDTKNKFISFLIFTKRHDAILFLKGLNELFDSFSLNYKNFNFYDMDEKEIINEIEKLNNDKNAMGILPIRPLREDLNEFNVFSSIDPNKDIDCLTYINLGKLFSFKPKFIPSVVLASFEILKDFVLKKFNDLNYLTGKLAVIVGRSIGVGRPLYIISLMNNLVPLNLHSKVKNLKDFLILGDIIFACAGVPELIKKDMIKENSIIIDIGINKRADGKIVGDVDLNSVLEKCLGITPVPHGVSKITNLILIKNYLMSFKFI is encoded by the coding sequence ATGGGCGAAATTATAAATATTGATGAATTAAAGATAAGATTAGAAAATGAAATAAAATTAGAATTAAAAAGGTTAGATACAAAAAATAAATTTATCTCTTTTTTGATTTTTACAAAAAGACATGATGCAATATTATTTTTAAAAGGATTAAATGAACTATTTGATTCCTTCTCTTTAAATTATAAAAATTTTAATTTTTATGATATGGATGAGAAAGAGATAATAAATGAAATAGAAAAATTAAATAATGACAAAAATGCAATGGGAATTTTACCAATTAGACCATTAAGAGAAGATTTAAATGAATTTAATGTTTTTTCTTCAATAGATCCAAATAAAGATATAGATTGTTTAACATATATTAATCTTGGAAAACTTTTCTCATTTAAACCTAAATTTATTCCATCGGTTGTTCTTGCATCTTTTGAAATTTTAAAGGATTTTGTTTTAAAAAAATTTAATGATTTAAATTATCTTACAGGAAAGTTAGCAGTAATTGTTGGAAGAAGCATAGGTGTTGGAAGACCACTTTACATTATCTCTCTTATGAATAATCTTGTTCCTTTAAACTTACACTCTAAAGTTAAAAATTTAAAAGATTTTTTAATTCTTGGAGATATTATTTTTGCTTGTGCAGGAGTTCCAGAATTAATAAAAAAAGATATGATAAAAGAAAATTCAATTATTATTGACATAGGAATAAACAAAAGGGCTGATGGAAAAATTGTTGGAGATGTAGATTTAAATTCTGTTTTAGAAAAGTGCCTTGGAATTACACCAGTACCTCATGGAGTTTCAAAAATCACAAATCTAATTTTAATAAAAAATTACTTGATGAGTTTTAAATTTATCTAA
- a CDS encoding ABC transporter permease — translation MKDILTIGFLIGLLSATIRMATPLILATLGEVICERSGVLNLGIEGIMLYSSLIAYLTVYFTNNLWLGVVTAIIVGILFGILMAFFSVSLGVSQHVSGLGITLFATGLSLFTYRQIIGAPTIPPTIETFKTLTIPILSNIPILGPILFDQYILTYIALILVPLFSFLLYKTNFGLSLRAVGENPEAADALGINVYKTRYIALIIGGALMGLSGSFFTLAYFNMFLYGIVGGRGWVSIALTIFANWDPKRVLLGALLFGGIDAFQLRLQAIGFNIPYQFFLMMPYVLTIIVLVLVARNALAPSSLLKPYKRE, via the coding sequence ATGAAAGACATATTAACAATTGGTTTTTTAATAGGTCTTCTTTCAGCAACAATAAGAATGGCAACCCCCCTAATACTTGCAACTTTAGGAGAAGTTATATGCGAAAGAAGTGGTGTTTTAAATCTTGGAATTGAAGGCATTATGCTTTATTCATCTCTTATTGCTTACTTAACTGTCTATTTTACAAATAATCTATGGTTAGGTGTAGTTACAGCAATAATTGTTGGGATTCTTTTTGGTATTCTTATGGCATTTTTTTCTGTTTCATTAGGTGTTTCTCAACATGTTAGTGGTCTTGGAATTACTCTTTTTGCTACTGGTCTCTCATTGTTTACATATAGACAAATAATTGGTGCTCCAACAATTCCCCCAACAATTGAAACTTTTAAAACCCTAACAATACCAATTCTTTCAAACATTCCAATTTTAGGTCCTATTTTATTTGATCAATATATTTTAACTTATATTGCTTTAATTCTTGTTCCTCTTTTTTCTTTTCTTTTATATAAAACAAATTTTGGTTTGTCTTTAAGAGCGGTAGGTGAAAATCCTGAAGCAGCAGACGCTTTAGGAATCAATGTTTATAAAACAAGATACATTGCTTTAATAATTGGTGGTGCTCTTATGGGGCTTTCTGGTTCTTTTTTTACTTTAGCATATTTCAATATGTTTTTATATGGAATAGTTGGTGGAAGAGGTTGGGTTTCAATTGCTCTTACAATTTTTGCAAATTGGGATCCAAAGAGAGTGCTTTTAGGTGCACTTTTGTTTGGAGGAATTGATGCATTCCAGTTAAGACTTCAAGCAATAGGATTTAATATACCTTATCAATTTTTCTTAATGATGCCATATGTTTTAACAATAATTGTTCTTGTTCTGGTTGCAAGAAATGCTTTAGCACCATCATCTCTTCTTAAGCCATATAAAAGAGAGTGA
- a CDS encoding TIGR04076 family protein yields the protein MRKVIIKVKSKKGFCAANHNVNDSWEIKDDIHVPFGICMHAFYVLYPWIQVLRMDGKIPWSINNEIDVPCIDSENLVIFSLKGEEYEE from the coding sequence ATGAGGAAAGTTATTATAAAGGTTAAAAGTAAAAAAGGATTTTGCGCAGCCAATCATAATGTTAATGATAGTTGGGAAATAAAAGATGATATTCATGTACCATTTGGTATATGTATGCATGCTTTTTATGTTCTTTATCCCTGGATTCAGGTTTTAAGAATGGATGGCAAAATTCCTTGGTCTATTAATAATGAAATTGATGTTCCGTGTATTGATAGTGAAAATCTTGTTATATTCTCTTTGAAAGGAGAAGAGTATGAAGAGTGA
- the whiA gene encoding DNA-binding protein WhiA produces the protein MENLDLYSITVKRDLLRTKINDYNEVIAEIQGFLITCGKVILSKDYTKIVFLLSSPEISRRVITDSNKIFKTKKDIKLVKKRGKNFIEISYEIKLDDLIKSEIIDENDLKVHFKPKGENAVKSFLRGAFLGSGVIRNPKKGYYLEIRFNKESSYYEFYEITKIFHFNFKEREKDGYNILYLQNKDDIKEFLLFIGASYSYFSLFENLIMKDMKNELTKNLNFELKNLKKTVDAYVKARDAIIYIKEKGYYKKLTPALKEIVDLRLKYPELSLRELALKLGVSKSCVNHRLRRIIEIAGKLKNEK, from the coding sequence ATGGAAAATTTAGATCTCTACTCAATTACTGTTAAAAGAGACTTATTAAGAACAAAAATAAATGATTATAATGAAGTTATTGCTGAAATTCAAGGTTTTTTAATTACTTGTGGGAAAGTAATTTTAAGCAAAGATTATACTAAAATTGTTTTTCTTCTATCTTCACCAGAAATATCAAGAAGGGTTATTACTGATTCTAATAAAATTTTTAAAACAAAAAAAGATATAAAACTAGTCAAAAAGAGAGGAAAAAATTTTATTGAGATTTCTTATGAAATTAAATTAGATGATTTAATAAAATCTGAAATTATTGATGAAAATGATCTTAAAGTTCATTTTAAACCAAAGGGTGAAAATGCTGTAAAGAGTTTCTTGAGAGGTGCTTTTTTAGGTTCAGGTGTAATAAGAAATCCTAAAAAGGGTTATTATCTTGAAATAAGATTTAATAAAGAATCTTCATATTATGAGTTTTATGAAATAACAAAAATATTTCATTTTAATTTTAAAGAAAGAGAGAAAGATGGTTATAATATTTTATATTTACAAAACAAAGATGATATTAAGGAGTTTTTATTATTTATTGGTGCATCCTACTCATATTTTTCTCTTTTTGAAAATTTAATTATGAAAGATATGAAAAATGAATTAACAAAAAACTTAAATTTTGAATTAAAAAATTTAAAGAAAACAGTTGATGCTTATGTGAAAGCAAGAGATGCTATAATTTATATAAAAGAAAAAGGTTATTATAAAAAATTAACTCCTGCACTTAAAGAGATTGTAGATTTGAGATTAAAGTATCCTGAGTTAAGTTTAAGAGAACTTGCATTAAAACTTGGAGTATCAAAATCTTGTGTTAATCATAGATTAAGGAGAATTATTGAAATTGCAGGAAAATTAAAGAATGAAAAGTAA
- a CDS encoding ABC transporter ATP-binding protein: MEEYIVLMKDIKKRFPGVNANDGITFYAKRGEIVSLLGENGAGKTTLMKILYGLYRKDSGEIYIKGKKVEINSPKDAIKQGIGMVHQHFTLVNPFTVTENIILGLEDNKFVLDIKKAKDKVLEIMKRYELYVDPDAKINELSVGEKQKVEILKILFRNIDILILDEPTAVLTPQEVRELFKTLKILKEEGKTIIFISHKLDEVLEISDRIVILRNGKVSGERDPKNTNKKELASLMVGKEVFDIFDLIPTKQEEIILKIENLKAISDRGHIALKNLNFNVKRGEIVGLAGVSGNGQKELEEIISGVRFPLEGRVIYKGVDITYLTPKERINRGMGRIPEDRMEMGLVLDLPVFENLIIEYFDKSPLSKGTFLNYKEIFNYCDNLIKTYDIKTPNQLVTTKKLSGGNLQKCILARILSMNPDFVLASQPTRGLDVGATEFIHKKLIELREKGAGILLISEDLDEILNLSDRILVIYNGEIMGEIKRGELTREEIGLMMTGTKKEDLHAFA, encoded by the coding sequence ATGGAAGAATATATTGTTTTAATGAAAGATATTAAGAAAAGATTTCCAGGTGTTAATGCAAATGATGGAATAACATTTTATGCAAAAAGAGGAGAAATTGTTTCTCTACTTGGTGAAAATGGTGCAGGTAAAACAACTTTAATGAAAATTTTATATGGTTTATATAGAAAAGATTCAGGAGAAATATATATAAAAGGAAAAAAAGTTGAAATAAATTCACCAAAAGATGCAATAAAGCAAGGAATTGGTATGGTTCATCAACATTTCACTCTTGTTAATCCATTTACAGTGACAGAAAACATTATTTTAGGATTAGAAGATAATAAATTTGTTTTGGATATTAAAAAGGCAAAAGATAAAGTTTTAGAAATAATGAAAAGATATGAATTATATGTTGATCCAGATGCAAAAATAAATGAATTATCTGTTGGAGAAAAACAAAAGGTAGAAATTTTAAAAATTTTATTTAGAAACATAGATATTTTAATTCTTGATGAACCAACAGCAGTACTTACACCTCAAGAGGTTAGAGAACTATTTAAAACCTTAAAAATTTTAAAAGAAGAAGGAAAAACAATAATATTTATCTCTCATAAGTTAGATGAGGTTCTTGAAATAAGTGATAGAATCGTCATTTTAAGAAATGGAAAAGTTTCTGGAGAAAGAGATCCAAAAAATACAAATAAGAAGGAACTTGCATCGCTTATGGTTGGAAAAGAAGTTTTTGACATATTTGACCTAATACCAACAAAACAAGAGGAAATTATATTAAAAATCGAAAATTTAAAAGCAATAAGTGATAGAGGTCACATTGCTTTAAAAAATTTAAACTTTAATGTTAAAAGAGGAGAAATAGTTGGACTTGCAGGTGTTTCTGGTAATGGACAAAAAGAATTAGAAGAAATTATAAGTGGAGTAAGGTTTCCTTTAGAAGGGAGAGTTATTTATAAAGGTGTAGATATAACTTACCTTACACCAAAAGAGAGAATTAATAGAGGAATGGGAAGAATTCCTGAGGATAGAATGGAAATGGGTCTTGTTTTAGATTTACCTGTTTTTGAAAATTTAATAATTGAATATTTTGACAAAAGCCCATTATCAAAAGGAACATTTTTAAATTATAAAGAAATTTTTAATTATTGCGACAATTTGATTAAAACTTATGATATTAAAACACCAAACCAATTGGTAACAACAAAAAAACTTTCTGGAGGGAATTTACAAAAGTGCATTCTTGCAAGAATTCTTTCAATGAATCCAGATTTTGTTCTTGCATCTCAACCAACAAGAGGACTTGATGTTGGAGCAACAGAATTTATTCACAAAAAACTTATTGAATTAAGAGAAAAAGGTGCTGGCATTCTTTTAATCTCTGAGGATTTAGATGAGATATTAAATCTTTCAGATAGAATTTTAGTAATTTATAATGGTGAAATTATGGGAGAGATTAAAAGAGGAGAACTTACAAGAGAAGAGATTGGTTTGATGATGACTGGTACAAAAAAGGAGGATTTACATGCCTTTGCCTAA